One Cricetulus griseus strain 17A/GY unplaced genomic scaffold, alternate assembly CriGri-PICRH-1.0 unplaced_scaffold_68, whole genome shotgun sequence genomic region harbors:
- the LOC100766044 gene encoding shootin-1 isoform X2 produces TTGKASIPTSLTKQEQQVNKLDKLTHQLEMLTNERNELQGILANYTNKDLNNRLNFELELLNMEHQKVMLDLQKLPKEINEALQKCKQLTEETVSCRQLLNEWTQLKEKVRVLREENRKLRREQISLQESSEEMKMLCGEAH; encoded by the exons GGACAACTGGAAAGGCATCAATCCCAACTTCTCTCACTAAGCAGGAGCAACAGGTGAACAAGTTGGATAAACTGACCCATCAACTTGAGATGCTAACCAATGAAAGGAATGAACTCCAAGGAATCCTGGCCAATTACACGAACAAGGATTTGAACAACAG GCTGAATTTTGAACTGGAGTTGCTGAATATGGAGCATCAAAAAGTGATGTTGGATCTGCAGAAATTACCCAAGGAGATTAATGAGGCCTTGCAGAAGTGCAAGCAGCTTACTGAGGAAACTGTCTCCTGCAG ACAGCTCCTGAATGAGTGGACTCAGCTGAAGGAAAAAGTAAGGGTGCTGAGAGAGGAGAACAGAAAACTTCGAAGGGAGCAGATTTCACTACAAGAGTCCAGCGAGGAGATGAAGATGCTCTGTGGGGAGGCCCATTAG